GGACCATTTCAAATTGTGTATTTAATAAAACCAATATTATTTTGTTATCTTCTTATGCAATCTTTGTTTCACCAAATTATGTGCTGCTGTTCATTTTTGTTCTTGAGTTTCTTCATTATCATCTGAAAAACTAGTCTTAGTTCTGTCATCAGGGCCTCTTTATGTGCCACATGCTTGGTAAGGTAAACTAGGCAAGTTCCACTAACCTTATTATTCACAAGCACACTGCCGTAGCCCATAGAAAATTGTTTACATTGCGATTCGTATTCCAAGTTTTGTTGTGCCATATACAACACCTTGAGTTGTGAAGAAATGAAAGCCAACAACTAAAATGCTTTCCCCAAGTAACATTACTTTTAAGAAGAACATGCTAGTTAAAGTTACTGTTGCCTTTTTGTTCCTGGAGGAGCTGCCAAAGTGTTTTTTGGAAGGATATGGTTTACACTTGTTCATGGTTCCACGGGATATCCATGCTGGTCTTTACTTCTTGAGATGTGATTCCCTCATTGGGTGCATTGAGCATGCCAATTGGGCACAAACCATCATTGCGCATAATATCATTATAAAAGATCTTTCGCACGAGGATTGCAGTTGTTATATGGCACTTCTTCTGTTATCACCGCATAATTGTGACTGTCATTTAACTTTTCCCGTTACATGTATCTTCCCATTTTAGGAAACGGGTCAGCTGGAGTATTTGATCCCAGAGAAATCCTCCTTGCGGCGTCACTTGCGATGCTCTGACTCCAAGTTTGTTGATTTCCTATCTTGCCTGCTGCAAATCAACCCCAGAAAGAGACCAACAGCCAGGGAAGCTTTGCGGCATCGTTGGTTTTCACATAAGTACCGTTGAGCTGCTGTTCCAGATAATCCTTAACACGGAGACTGAGGGGTCATTTTCGAAGTTCCTCGGCTCAGAAACActtatttttctcattttgttttgaggAACTTTGGCCTTTTGCAGTTgccaaacttgattttgtctttgtggttttgttttcttctcagGCAACCTTTGGCCTGCTTTACGAGGTGAATACATACTTGCTCTTGCATGTAAATACTAGGAAGGTTCCTATCTGTAGAGTTGGCATGACTCGGTAtgcatttctttgttttctctgAAACTACTCTGATGTACTTCAAGTTAACCATATAGCAAATCAAGTTGTGTGTAAGCCATCCTTAGTTCATTCAACCTGATTCATCAAAATGTATATAAGTTCGTTGAGTAAAAGTTCATGCCTCGTTTGCGATGTTAATGAATACTAGTGTACACTGATATACTAGTACATATGCGTTGCTACGGACTAACAAGATACTCTACTGCTCCGTCCAATTCATAACAAGTGTCCGATTCAACAAGTGTCATTGGTTTAATTCAAAGTTGTacccgatccataataagtgttgctCGCTGATTTTCAGTGACATTTATGGactggagggagtatatgtttaaAGATGGTGTTGTTCATTCTTTATTGTTTAGGATGATTTAATTTGATACCTGCTCCCATGTAGATGGTTTGCCAAAATCGACAAGCGACATGATCGAAAGCGACAGTCCGCCGTTACTAATGGAGATCTTGATAAAAACCGACCACAATACTCACCGACCAAAAATATATGTTTAAAAAAGAATGTTGTGATATTAACAAATATCTTAGatcatataatttatattagTTCTCTATTGTTGTCTATCAATTTGTGCCAAATCAAAAAAGACAGACAAAAAAATGACACAATCAGTGACCAGACCGTCACCACCAATTGAAtcttttataggagtaaaggTAATGGTTCTTATTGGCTGAAAGACTAGGCACGAgttggataaaaaaaaagttgaacgCAAGCATACGGATGAAGGATTACAGGCATGTGACAGAAATAACGAATGAGCGGATCAATTATAGCTTCAACAAGCCGTTCTAAGGTCACAAATGTGTATGGGTTATGGAGGTACTAGGTAAATCATTGATGGAGATCCTTGACCAAACTTTGCAGAACTTTACTCCCTCATAGGTAAAATTGTCAGTAAGATTATCTGAACTGACAAATACTTTCTCAAATCTAAATTACATTTTTCATCTTGTCTTTGGTTTGGTCCTTCAGTGTTGAACAATGGCTCGTACCAAAGTACCTAAATGAATATATAATGTACAAGTGTACTCCCCACAAGAGCAGCCCGCTTTTGAGCCTTCACCGGATAATCCAATGCAGTCGCTGCAAAAACTTACGCTGCCTGAACAATTTGAGGGATCCCATGTCTTTGGAACCACTCTGGCATATGAAATGTATCATACAGTGCCGGTCTGACATCCTTTTGAAGAGAAAGGTGCTTGAGAAGGGGAAATACCACTCCCATAAGCTAAAATGTACGAACATAACTGGATCAATAACACTGAAAATCTTGAGTCTAGAAACATGAAGTATATATTTTATCTGCAGAGCAAGTTTACCTGATCATCCATGGGTTGTCCGGCTGAAAAGGTAAGACAAGGTATCCCATTCAGTGGCTGCAGTAGGAAGCTGTATGGATTGTTATCGACAATGAATTCTACGGAAATCTTTGGACAAACAAGAAAGATCCTTTACATGCTCTCTGTACTCTCTCAAATTGACAGCATGTCAGCATTAGAAAACTGAACTAGCTCAACTAACACAGCAAAAATCTTAATTTTGCAAGCAGGAGTATATTCACAGATACTACGACCAACAAGATATGCGAGTTGAAGGGAAATCAGTATAAGAACAAGAACCAGCTTCGCATAAAGTAGATTTAAACAAGAAAGAATCAGGCTAAGGTTAATAGAAACAAAATTTAATAACATGATTCATGAATGCACATAATGGTGTTGTTACGGTTGTACCTCCAATTTGCACGccataataataaaaaagatGGATTGGaggtattccctccgatccataagaactgtcgctgatttagtacaaagttgtacagtgtactaaatcagcgacatttattatggatcggagggagtagttagcACCAAATCGAAACCATGAGCATGAACAGAGTGCTACCAAGTTATATAGAAGTTAATGACACTTACGTAGTAACAGTTGATGGTCTGTAGAGACGGTGACAGAACCTGTTGTGAGCATCTATCCTGTCAACCAAAGGCCTTGCGTATCCTAGGGGGAGCACAGATCAGCGAGATGTGGTGAAATAATCTGAGCACTTAATGGAGAGCAATATGAATATCTGGGAGATCAAACCTTCCAAACCAGCGGTAAAGAGTATAAGATCGGCAAATTCAGTAGTTTGCTGCAAAAATGCATGCAAACCAGGGCGCTCAAAGACAGTTACATGATTCACCCTCCGTCTGCCATCAGCATCCCTTACGCCAACAAGTACAAGTTCATATAAGTACCTTGAGAAAGTGAGAAGTAAACTAAAACATCAATATGGTACCAAAAAGAAGCAGAGATGGCCGTCTGCTTGCCTTATCAGATGATATGCACTCCATGTCAAAGCAATGCAACCCTGCTTCAATAGCCTGGGCGTGCACAGTAGCAGGAAGGCTTGATGACTCGTATGCACAGACTAATGTTTCATCCAAGTCCAGCACTACCTGAAGAGACATCCCCAAAATACTTTATAGATTATGCAGGTCAAAAGGATGTTCATTCAAGAAGGATTGATATCTAAAAACAACAGCTAAACATACAATCACAGCCCACCCTTCTATTTAAGATGAACATATTGCTTATCTGTTACTCAAGCCTAATAAATCATACCACCAGTTGACCTCAAAATTAACATTGCTGAACCTTACTCCAGTTATGAGGAATTATCTTTCCTTATGCCCAACCCAACTCAACACTAACCTGCCTGCACACACAGCAATCCAGTTCTAGAACGGCACCAAATTAAGCTGCAGTTAACTACTAACCCCATAAACCCCAACCACCTAGGTGATCCCACCCTAACCTACGCAAACTCCCAGAGGCACCGTCCTTTCGTGCGCCTACACATGGGGGTCGCTGCAATATGCACAGCCCGACAAAGTATCTCAACCGTACCGTGAGCCGCCCGAGCGGCGGAtatgggggcggcggcggaggcagctcGTCAGCGGGGGCCTCGGAGGGGAGCTGCACGAAGGTCaccgcgggggcggcggagaggagggggcggcgaAGGCCGAGGAACGAGAGGAGCCGCGCcacggaggaggacgagcggCGGAAGGCCTGGAGCAGGATCTGCAGGAGGAACCCGAGCCACACCGCCATCACCTGCCACGCCGAGTGCCCCCGGTgctgcaccgccgccgccatgtccgCGATCGCCGGAGACGGGCTACGAGACCACGCtggggcgggggcggaggcggaggccagGCGGGAGGAGCGAACTGGAGGAAGCAACCATAAGCGTGGCGGTCGTCGGTCTTCGTTCGCGTAGTGCAGGAGCGGCTAGAGGTGAAATTTGTGAGCTCGCTGGCGTTCAGCGGAAAATGGGAATTTCCACTGACAGTAAAATGCCTCGTTGAACTTGTGTGTCCTCGATCTTGAAAAATGCTCGTTTGGGtcatcaaactttaaaatacAGTGCATTATGGTCCTATACGGTGAAGATATACGTATTTTGGTGGTGACATTTATCTGACTTGGAGGGCCCACTTTCTGACAATGATCAGGGTTACAACATTTTTCTAATAAGCCCCCTGCGTTTGTATTCCCCGTTGCATCCAACCTATCCCTTCTTCCCCCTCCTCTGTTACCCCACCGTCCTCTGCTAATCCCCAAATcaaagcagaggaggaagaagatcgcAACTGCACTGGATATTATTCAAAGGATCTTAGCTCCAATTTCTGCATCAATTCAATAAGCACTAACGGGCTCACGGCGGCAGAAGCCATGTACAGAAAAAGATAATGCTGCTACAGATCTACGGAGGAGCCACGTACAGAAAAACATCTACTCTGAATGAATTCACGAGAACTAGAGGAGCACATCTTCGATGGCCGCGGGCGGGAGCACGCCGGGGTCGGTAACGAGAAGCTCCAGGTGCTGCGGCGGCATGTAgtctctcgccgccgcctctacTCCAATGCCCAGCGGCACGGCCGGCGTGCCGCCCCAGCCCACGGCTCGGGGTACAGCCGCGCCGCGATGCCCTGCTCGTGGCCTTGTCCTCCCGACAGGCGGCACCCCGCACCCCCTCGTGGCCTTGTCCTTCCGACAGGCGGCAGCGCCAATGACGCTACCGATCGAGGAGCTTCTTCGGGCTCCCGGACGTCTCCTCCAGCTGCGGCGCTTGGCGTAGGGGTCCGCAAGGATCTGCTCTCGTCGGTGCACGCGGCGGCATGCAACACACCCGAGGTCGTCTCCGACGACCGCGACGCGCAGTGGTCCAGCGGCCCGGAGAACTGGTACGGCTGGAGGCGTCCGGAAGGAAGAGTTGGACTACTACGAGCCAGAGATCGACAACATGGGTCGTCGTTGAGCACTTGAGCAAGAACATGCTCAGCCTCGTCGCAAGGTTGGCCATATTCGATCTGGATGCGCATTGGATGGATTTGGCATGGGAAAGAACGAAGAGGGTGTTATTGCAATTCGTCCATCGTCCGTGAGCATGATACGTGCCACATCACCAAATACATATATCTTCAACGTATAGGACCGTAACGCACTGTATTTTAAAGTTCGATGATCCAGACGGGCATTTTCTGAGATCGAGGAGTAAGTTGAACCGGTAACACAAGTTCAGTGACTAATGACGCATTTTACTCTTCCACTAAATTCTCGGCTACTTTCCAAGGTGGCAAACAGGACTGAAATGAGTTCCTATTTCATGTTTATTCCTGTTACTTTGAAATTGAGCAAGGTTTCATGCTGTGATGATCGAGAAAATTTCATGGGGGCTTGTAGAAAACGGTGTggtctcttcaaaataaaaactgaaaacaCCGAACTCTCACGAAAAATTGTctaacagctcgtttggcacccatcatttggggtTAAGATTGGGAAATTCAATTTGAATTCTTGAAActatcttgtttggttggcatggAATTGGCTACATGAATTC
The Brachypodium distachyon strain Bd21 chromosome 2, Brachypodium_distachyon_v3.0, whole genome shotgun sequence genome window above contains:
- the LOC100829084 gene encoding uncharacterized protein LOC100829084, with the translated sequence MAAAVQHRGHSAWQVMAVWLGFLLQILLQAFRRSSSSVARLLSFLGLRRPLLSAAPAVTFVQLPSEAPADELPPPPPPYPPLGRLTVVLDLDETLVCAYESSSLPATVHAQAIEAGLHCFDMECISSDKASRRDADGRRRVNHVTVFERPGLHAFLQQTTEFADLILFTAGLEGYARPLVDRIDAHNRFCHRLYRPSTVTTFLLQPLNGIPCLTFSAGQPMDDQLMGVVFPLLKHLSLQKDVRPALYDTFHMPEWFQRHGIPQIVQAA